One part of the Oncorhynchus clarkii lewisi isolate Uvic-CL-2024 chromosome 7, UVic_Ocla_1.0, whole genome shotgun sequence genome encodes these proteins:
- the LOC139412848 gene encoding T-cell surface glycoprotein CD3 zeta chain-like, with amino-acid sequence MDPRKWTGGLLVLSTALPYVEAMTPLYDPKLCYILDGFLLLYGLVITGLLLREKFFKSRGKILEDDDIYTDLKPTEGSGYGRINRKDPESATARDNRRNNDDTYTSLKKSTDDTYREIAVKDKQRRRNKNDQVYQGLSAATKDTYDSLQMQPLPPR; translated from the exons ATGGACCCTCGGAAGTGGACGGGAGGCCTGCTGGTCCTGTCTACTGCACTACCCTATGTCG AAGCGATGACCCCATTGTACGACCCTAAACTCTGCTACATTCTGGACGGCTTCCTCCTGCTCTATGGTCTCGTCATCACTGGACTGTTGCTCAGAGAGAAA TTCTTCAAGTCCAGGGGCAAGATATTGGAGGATGACGATATCTACACT GATCTGAAACCTACGGAGGGGAGCGGTTATGGACGAATAAACAGAAAAGATCCAGAGAGTGCAACGGCACGCGAT AATCGCAGGAATAATGACGACACGTACACG TCCCTTAAAAAATCAACAGACGACACGTACAGGGAGATCGCTGTGAAGGACAAGCAGCGCCGCAGGAACAAGAACGACCAGGTGTACCAG ggTTTGAGTGCCGCCACCAAGGATACCTATGACTCTCTCCAGATGCAGCCTCTCCCTCCTCGCTAA